One segment of Fuscovulum ytuae DNA contains the following:
- the epmA gene encoding EF-P lysine aminoacylase EpmA: MTTRDDHTAPTPWWHPDRHQDRRPLLLARNRIQAALRGWFAAEGFTEVDPAALQISPGNEAHLHAFATDALAHDGTARRMYLHTSPEFAMKKLLAAGETRIAAFSHVWRNRERGALHSPEFTMLEWYRAGEDYAVLMEDTVTFLRLAAQTTGAPLLRFRDRTCDPFAPWERLSVADAFAHHAALDLLATIRPDGTPDRDALAAQMVGQGMQVSPDDTWSDLLSKVLVTKVEPHLGLGRITVLDRYPSAEAALARTCADDPREAERFEVYACGVELANGFGELTNPAEQRRRFQIEMDEKARVYGERYPLDEDFLAALAHMPPASGIALGFDRLVMLATGAPRIDDVIWAPVAP; encoded by the coding sequence TTGACCACGCGCGACGATCATACTGCCCCGACCCCATGGTGGCACCCCGACCGCCATCAGGACCGCCGCCCCCTTCTGCTCGCCCGCAACCGCATTCAGGCCGCCCTGCGCGGTTGGTTCGCAGCCGAGGGCTTCACCGAAGTCGATCCCGCCGCCCTTCAGATCAGCCCGGGAAACGAGGCGCATCTGCACGCCTTCGCGACCGATGCCCTTGCCCATGACGGCACGGCGCGGCGGATGTATCTGCACACCTCACCCGAATTCGCGATGAAGAAACTCCTCGCCGCCGGGGAAACCCGCATCGCGGCCTTTTCGCATGTCTGGCGCAACCGCGAACGCGGGGCGCTGCACAGCCCGGAATTCACCATGCTGGAATGGTATCGCGCGGGTGAAGATTACGCTGTCCTGATGGAGGACACCGTCACCTTCCTCCGCCTCGCCGCCCAGACCACTGGCGCGCCCCTCCTGCGCTTCCGCGACCGAACCTGCGATCCCTTCGCCCCGTGGGAACGTCTCTCGGTGGCCGACGCTTTCGCTCACCATGCCGCCCTCGACCTCTTGGCCACGATCCGCCCTGATGGCACGCCCGACCGCGATGCCTTGGCCGCGCAGATGGTGGGGCAGGGGATGCAGGTCTCCCCCGATGACACATGGTCGGACCTTCTCTCCAAGGTCCTTGTCACCAAGGTGGAACCCCATCTCGGCCTCGGCCGCATCACCGTCCTCGACCGCTACCCCTCCGCCGAGGCCGCGCTTGCGCGCACCTGCGCCGATGACCCGCGTGAAGCGGAACGGTTCGAGGTCTATGCCTGCGGCGTTGAACTTGCCAATGGCTTTGGCGAACTCACCAACCCCGCAGAACAACGCCGCCGTTTTCAGATCGAGATGGATGAAAAGGCCCGCGTCTATGGCGAACGCTACCCGCTGGATGAAGACTTTCTCGCAGCCCTCGCCCATATGCCGCCCGCCTCGGGCATCGCGCTGGGCTTTGACCGTCTGGTCATGCTTGCCACCGGTGCCCCGCGCATTGATGACGTGATCTGGGCCCCTGTCGCGCCCTGA
- a CDS encoding FkbM family methyltransferase: MAKTKTSPARKGKAMSRPYAGKSGVKAAATPQVKAVTAGGTAAAAAAAKAVLREIVAPPAPAPAVTIVARLHGIEVPAAPHLDAALRQAIDEGRYEAREIRAALACIPKGARILELGASTGIVGAVLARQLAPAAMLSVEADPRAMEAIRALHSHNGLSEVISLRNAVVLSAPDAAESVELFLRENGVGVSILPPDGGEAKPVAVPVLRYADLAAEFPHDAIMMDIEGAELDFLRHADLSAVKIVVGEFHRDVYGRPGMRECRELLAAQGFAMDEEQSRNGVWAWVRV, encoded by the coding sequence ATGGCAAAGACCAAGACCTCGCCTGCCCGCAAGGGCAAGGCCATGAGCCGCCCTTACGCCGGGAAATCCGGGGTGAAAGCGGCGGCGACGCCCCAAGTCAAGGCGGTGACGGCCGGGGGCACAGCAGCGGCGGCTGCGGCAGCAAAGGCCGTGTTGCGCGAGATTGTAGCACCCCCTGCCCCGGCGCCAGCTGTGACAATCGTGGCGCGTCTTCATGGGATCGAAGTGCCTGCGGCGCCGCATCTGGATGCGGCCCTGCGGCAGGCCATCGACGAGGGGCGCTATGAGGCGCGCGAGATCAGGGCGGCGCTGGCCTGCATTCCGAAAGGGGCGCGCATCCTTGAATTGGGCGCAAGCACGGGGATCGTCGGCGCGGTGCTGGCGCGTCAGCTTGCCCCGGCGGCCATGCTGTCGGTAGAGGCCGATCCGAGGGCGATGGAGGCGATAAGGGCGTTGCATTCCCATAACGGGCTGTCAGAGGTGATAAGCCTGCGGAATGCCGTCGTGCTGTCGGCCCCGGATGCGGCTGAGAGCGTGGAGCTGTTCTTGCGGGAGAATGGCGTTGGTGTCTCCATCCTTCCGCCAGATGGCGGAGAGGCAAAGCCCGTGGCTGTACCGGTGCTGCGTTACGCCGATCTGGCGGCGGAGTTTCCGCATGACGCGATCATGATGGATATCGAAGGGGCCGAGCTGGACTTTCTGCGCCATGCCGATCTGTCGGCGGTCAAGATCGTGGTGGGAGAGTTTCACCGCGATGTCTATGGCCGCCCCGGCATGCGGGAATGCCGCGAATTGCTGGCAGCGCAGGGCTTTGCGATGGATGAAGAGCAGTCGCGCAATGGCGTCTGGGCCTGGGTCAGGGTCTAG
- a CDS encoding LacI family DNA-binding transcriptional regulator, producing the protein MTRPTVNDIAREAGVSLATVDRVLNARPGVREKTISAVNDAIARLGYVRDLAAANLARSRSYRMVVLLPASDSQFVTTLAAALDDAAALAAATRTEMRLLRYPPEDMHVLASTLAALDPDDVAGVGLMAPETPVVRDAVRALRARGIPVVALASDLPNTARDHFVGIDSHAAGRTAGVLMGRFCRGLTGSILVLADSMLLRDSIERRRGFDEVIQTEFPALTVLPTLETHGAPDLLHRLAGDRLAATPDLAGIYLLGSGHRALAALLRDRGLLGRFVVIGHELTPHTRAALMAGHLDAVIAQNPGHLARSALRVLRAKADRQPIDEGQERLRIEVVIRENLPPESPEPGPRSLS; encoded by the coding sequence ATGACCAGACCAACCGTCAACGACATCGCGCGCGAGGCGGGCGTCAGCCTGGCCACCGTGGACCGCGTGCTGAACGCCCGCCCCGGCGTGCGCGAAAAGACGATCTCGGCGGTCAATGATGCCATTGCGCGGCTTGGCTATGTCCGTGACCTTGCCGCAGCAAACCTTGCCCGCAGTCGCTCCTACCGCATGGTGGTCCTGTTGCCCGCCAGCGATAGCCAGTTCGTCACAACTCTCGCCGCCGCGCTGGATGACGCCGCAGCCCTCGCCGCCGCCACCCGCACCGAAATGCGCCTTCTGCGCTATCCGCCCGAAGATATGCATGTTCTGGCCTCCACGCTTGCCGCGCTTGATCCCGACGATGTGGCGGGCGTCGGCCTCATGGCCCCCGAAACCCCCGTCGTGCGCGATGCTGTGCGCGCGCTCCGGGCGCGTGGGATTCCCGTTGTGGCGCTGGCCTCTGATTTGCCCAACACCGCCCGCGATCATTTCGTCGGCATCGACAGCCATGCCGCAGGCCGCACGGCGGGCGTCCTCATGGGCCGCTTCTGCCGGGGCCTCACAGGGTCGATCCTCGTTTTGGCCGACAGCATGCTTCTGCGCGACAGCATCGAACGCCGCCGTGGGTTCGATGAGGTGATCCAGACCGAATTCCCCGCGCTCACCGTTCTGCCCACGCTGGAAACCCATGGCGCGCCCGATCTCCTGCACCGCCTTGCCGGTGACCGCCTTGCCGCCACGCCCGATCTTGCGGGCATCTATCTCCTCGGCTCTGGCCACCGCGCCTTGGCGGCGCTTTTGCGTGACCGCGGACTTCTGGGCCGTTTCGTCGTGATCGGCCACGAACTCACCCCCCATACCCGCGCGGCACTGATGGCGGGCCATCTGGATGCCGTCATCGCCCAGAACCCCGGCCACCTCGCCCGCTCGGCCCTGCGCGTGCTGCGCGCCAAGGCCGATCGCCAACCCATCGACGAAGGGCAAGAGCGCCTGCGGATCGAGGTGGTGATCCGCGAAAACCTTCCCCCCGAAAGCCCGGAACCGGGCCCCCGCAGCCTGTCCTGA
- a CDS encoding carbohydrate ABC transporter permease, whose protein sequence is MTDPITAAARATPAPVARRIRGLSDRAIAWLFVAPTIFLLLAINIFPLIWTIRLSFTNYAANRPNREVEWVGLRNYERILTDDGIWANMQTTAHFLLWTLFFQVVIGFTLAWLINRKFKGNDLLTTLIVLPMMLSPAVVGNFWTFLYQPQIGLVNYVVELVTGIPASSFSMLGPGGYAPWSIIIVDTWMWTPFVMLICLAGLRSIPDYIYEAAEIDRASKWRQFWTITVPMVLPFLMLAVLFRGIENFKMFDMVVLLTGGGPGNETLLASIDLKREAFEKWRTGYSSAYAIILFVTVFGLASIYVKALNKVKER, encoded by the coding sequence ATGACCGACCCGATCACCGCCGCCGCCCGCGCCACGCCCGCGCCCGTCGCCCGTCGCATCCGCGGGCTGTCCGACCGTGCCATCGCGTGGCTGTTCGTGGCCCCCACGATCTTTCTTCTGCTGGCGATCAACATCTTCCCGCTGATCTGGACGATCCGGCTCTCCTTCACCAATTACGCCGCCAACCGCCCCAACCGCGAGGTGGAATGGGTCGGCCTGCGCAATTACGAACGCATCCTCACCGATGACGGCATCTGGGCCAATATGCAGACCACGGCCCATTTCCTGCTCTGGACGCTGTTCTTTCAGGTGGTCATCGGCTTCACCCTTGCCTGGCTCATCAACCGCAAATTCAAAGGCAACGATCTGCTCACGACACTGATCGTGCTGCCCATGATGCTCTCGCCCGCCGTGGTGGGGAATTTCTGGACCTTCCTCTACCAACCGCAAATCGGTCTGGTGAACTATGTCGTCGAACTTGTGACGGGCATCCCCGCCTCGTCCTTCTCCATGCTCGGCCCCGGCGGCTATGCCCCTTGGTCCATCATCATCGTCGACACATGGATGTGGACGCCCTTCGTCATGCTCATCTGCCTCGCGGGCCTGCGCTCCATCCCCGATTACATCTACGAGGCGGCGGAAATCGACCGCGCCTCCAAATGGCGGCAATTCTGGACGATCACCGTCCCCATGGTGCTGCCCTTCCTGATGCTCGCCGTCCTCTTCCGGGGGATCGAGAATTTCAAGATGTTCGACATGGTGGTCCTGCTCACGGGCGGGGGCCCCGGCAACGAAACCCTCCTCGCCTCTATCGACCTGAAACGCGAAGCCTTTGAAAAATGGCGCACCGGCTATTCCTCGGCCTATGCCATCATCCTCTTCGTCACGGTCTTCGGCCTTGCCTCCATCTATGTGAAGGCCCTGAACAAGGTTAAGGAAAGATGA
- a CDS encoding ABC transporter substrate-binding protein, whose amino-acid sequence MKIRLMAAASAVALSAATMAQAQGGELTLCWAAWDPANALVELSKDFEAQSGIKMNFEFVPWPNFADRMLNELNSGGQLCDLLIGDSQWIGGAAENGWYLKLNDFFAAESISMDDFAPATVYAYSTWPKGTPNYFALPAMGDANGWFYRKDWFARPEIQAAFKEQYGRDLGEPQTQKELLEIAQFFQGREIDGKTVYGASIFTERGSEGITMGATGALYAWGFKYENSPGSYDMAGAVNSPEAVEALEFYKELYKTGTPPGYDNAYMEQSLDAFKSGQVAMAMNWFAFFPGLYADPNTGGDKIDFFVNPAQNVAASTLGGQGISVVANTDNMDGALAYIKWFANPDVQKKWWSMGGYSCHKAVLDDPNFVNTAPFAGDFLQAMGGVQDFWQEPAYAQLLLAMQERLHNYIVADQGTAQEALDGLIADWTEVFEDEGKL is encoded by the coding sequence ATGAAGATCAGACTTATGGCCGCCGCCTCGGCGGTTGCGCTGTCGGCTGCGACGATGGCGCAGGCGCAGGGCGGAGAGCTTACCCTCTGCTGGGCCGCATGGGACCCCGCCAACGCGCTGGTGGAACTTTCCAAGGATTTTGAGGCCCAGTCGGGCATCAAGATGAACTTCGAATTCGTGCCGTGGCCGAATTTCGCGGACCGCATGCTGAACGAACTGAACTCCGGCGGTCAGTTGTGCGATCTGCTGATCGGTGACAGCCAGTGGATCGGCGGTGCCGCTGAAAACGGCTGGTATCTGAAACTGAACGATTTCTTCGCTGCCGAAAGCATCAGCATGGACGACTTCGCCCCCGCGACGGTCTATGCCTATTCCACATGGCCAAAGGGCACGCCCAACTATTTCGCCCTGCCTGCGATGGGCGACGCGAATGGCTGGTTCTACCGCAAGGACTGGTTCGCCCGTCCCGAAATTCAGGCCGCTTTCAAGGAACAATATGGCCGCGATCTGGGCGAACCGCAGACCCAGAAAGAACTTCTTGAAATCGCCCAGTTCTTCCAAGGGCGCGAGATCGACGGCAAGACCGTCTACGGTGCGTCCATCTTCACGGAACGCGGGTCGGAAGGCATCACCATGGGCGCGACCGGCGCGCTTTACGCTTGGGGCTTCAAATATGAAAACAGCCCCGGCAGCTATGATATGGCAGGTGCCGTGAACTCGCCCGAGGCGGTCGAGGCGCTGGAATTCTACAAGGAACTCTACAAGACCGGCACGCCTCCGGGCTATGACAACGCCTATATGGAACAGTCGCTCGACGCCTTCAAATCTGGGCAGGTGGCGATGGCGATGAACTGGTTCGCCTTCTTCCCCGGCCTTTATGCCGATCCCAACACCGGGGGCGACAAGATCGACTTCTTCGTGAACCCCGCACAGAACGTCGCGGCCTCCACGCTGGGCGGTCAGGGTATCTCGGTTGTCGCCAATACCGACAACATGGATGGTGCGCTGGCCTATATCAAATGGTTCGCCAATCCGGATGTGCAAAAGAAATGGTGGTCGATGGGCGGCTATTCCTGCCACAAGGCCGTGCTGGATGACCCGAACTTCGTAAACACCGCCCCCTTCGCGGGTGACTTCCTTCAAGCCATGGGTGGGGTGCAGGACTTCTGGCAGGAACCGGCCTATGCCCAGCTTCTGTTGGCCATGCAGGAACGGCTCCACAACTACATCGTGGCCGATCAGGGCACCGCGCAAGAGGCGCTCGATGGCCTGATCGCGGATTGGACCGAAGTCTTCGAAGACGAAGGCAAGCTCTGA
- a CDS encoding peptidoglycan DD-metalloendopeptidase family protein — protein sequence MTTASFRLRAIGLTTALLALSACTGGQPGMLNDLDWDFRGGANTLDTTAAARQATAARPSPDANGVISYPGYQVAVARRGDTVTSLAARVGLNPGELASYNAIQPDAPLRDGEVLALPRRVAAAGSGAGAGGVIGGGNVAAAPLPTAGAVSVTSIATTALDRVQSSPSSAPAAAAAAPDDSRLGAMAPTRHQVKRGETAFSIARTYNVSARSLADWNGLGPDLAVREGQYLMIPTPSGAPPEKPVEVVTAPGQGSPTPTPPSAAKPLPAEETKPAAQAAQDRPASPDLGQQRTASSAAQFAMPVAGNIIRGYEPPKNEGIDIAAPAGTPVKAAAAGTVAAITQDTAQTPIIVIRHEGGLLTVYAGVAGTTVKKGDRVTKGQTIANVRSGNPSFLHFEVRRGAASTDPMPFLK from the coding sequence ATGACCACGGCATCCTTCCGGCTGCGCGCCATCGGACTGACCACCGCGCTTTTGGCGCTTTCGGCCTGCACGGGGGGACAGCCCGGCATGCTGAACGATCTGGATTGGGATTTCCGGGGCGGGGCCAATACCTTGGACACAACGGCAGCGGCCCGACAGGCGACGGCGGCGCGGCCCAGCCCCGATGCGAATGGCGTGATCAGCTATCCGGGCTATCAGGTGGCCGTGGCGCGTCGCGGGGATACGGTGACAAGCCTTGCGGCACGGGTCGGGCTGAACCCGGGCGAATTGGCCAGCTATAATGCGATCCAGCCCGATGCGCCTTTGCGCGATGGCGAAGTGCTGGCCCTGCCACGCCGCGTGGCGGCCGCAGGCAGCGGCGCGGGCGCGGGTGGTGTGATCGGCGGCGGCAATGTCGCGGCGGCCCCCTTGCCGACTGCGGGGGCGGTGAGTGTCACCTCTATCGCGACGACGGCGCTGGACCGGGTGCAAAGCAGCCCGTCCTCGGCCCCGGCGGCAGCGGCGGCAGCACCCGATGACAGCCGTCTTGGCGCGATGGCCCCGACGCGGCATCAGGTGAAGCGGGGGGAAACCGCCTTCTCGATCGCGCGGACCTACAATGTCTCGGCCCGGTCTTTGGCGGATTGGAACGGGCTGGGGCCGGACCTTGCGGTGCGCGAAGGGCAATATCTGATGATCCCGACGCCATCGGGCGCCCCGCCGGAAAAACCGGTCGAGGTGGTGACCGCGCCGGGGCAAGGATCGCCGACGCCGACGCCGCCTTCGGCGGCAAAGCCGCTTCCGGCGGAGGAGACGAAACCTGCGGCGCAGGCGGCGCAGGATCGCCCAGCCTCGCCTGATCTGGGGCAGCAGCGCACCGCGTCCTCGGCCGCGCAATTCGCCATGCCTGTGGCGGGCAACATCATCCGCGGCTATGAGCCGCCGAAGAATGAGGGGATCGACATCGCGGCCCCGGCAGGCACGCCTGTGAAGGCGGCGGCAGCGGGCACGGTGGCGGCGATCACGCAGGATACGGCACAGACGCCGATCATCGTGATCCGGCATGAGGGCGGTCTGCTGACCGTCTATGCCGGTGTGGCGGGGACGACCGTGAAGAAGGGCGACCGCGTGACCAAGGGCCAGACCATCGCCAATGTGCGGTCGGGCAACCCGTCCTTCCTGCATTTCGAGGTGCGCCGTGGTGCGGCCAGCACGGACCCGATGCCTTTCCTGAAGTAA
- the surE gene encoding 5'/3'-nucleotidase SurE, with protein sequence MRILITNDDGINAPGLEVLHEIATALAGPEGEVWTVAPAFEQSGVGHCISYTHPMMIAKLGPRRFAAEGSPADCVLAGLYDVLQGARPDLVLSGVNRGNNAAENVLYSGTIGGAMEAALQGIPAIALSQFFGPEMDGLADPFEAARQHGLSVVKALLERGIWTQDDYRVFYNVNFPPLPAARVKGVKVAAQGFRRDTSFSAEAQLSPTGRRYLWIKGGPQQTPTLPGTDAAVNLEGFVAVTPMRADLTAHDLLAELEARLA encoded by the coding sequence ATGCGCATCCTGATTACCAATGACGACGGCATCAACGCCCCCGGGCTTGAGGTGCTGCACGAAATCGCTACCGCCCTTGCAGGGCCGGAGGGCGAGGTCTGGACCGTGGCCCCGGCCTTCGAGCAATCGGGTGTGGGGCATTGCATCAGCTATACCCATCCGATGATGATCGCAAAGCTTGGCCCCCGCCGCTTTGCCGCCGAGGGGAGCCCGGCGGATTGCGTGCTGGCGGGGCTGTATGACGTGTTGCAAGGCGCGCGGCCCGATCTGGTGCTGTCCGGTGTGAACCGGGGAAATAACGCCGCCGAGAACGTGCTTTATTCCGGCACGATTGGCGGCGCGATGGAGGCGGCCTTGCAGGGCATCCCGGCCATCGCCCTGTCGCAGTTCTTTGGGCCAGAGATGGACGGGCTGGCCGATCCGTTCGAGGCGGCGCGGCAGCACGGGCTTTCGGTGGTGAAGGCGCTGCTGGAGCGGGGCATCTGGACGCAGGATGATTACCGGGTGTTCTATAACGTGAATTTCCCGCCTTTGCCTGCGGCACGGGTAAAGGGGGTGAAGGTCGCCGCGCAGGGCTTCCGGCGCGACACGTCCTTTAGTGCGGAGGCGCAGCTTTCGCCCACGGGGCGGCGCTATCTTTGGATCAAGGGCGGGCCGCAGCAGACGCCCACCCTGCCCGGCACCGATGCGGCGGTGAACCTTGAAGGCTTTGTCGCGGTGACGCCGATGCGGGCGGACCTGACGGCGCATGACCTTTTGGCGGAGCTGGAGGCGCGGCTGGCATGA
- a CDS encoding protein-L-isoaspartate(D-aspartate) O-methyltransferase — protein MTGDADFDEDGSAAERKMRFLYALRSRGVTDQRVLSAMESIDRGLFVRGLFAERAYEDMPLPIACGQTISQPSIVGIMTQALAVQPRDKVLEVGTGSGYQAAILSQLARRVYTVDRHRRLVREAEGIFRALDLTNITAIAGDGSFGLPDQAPFDRIIVTAAAEDPPGPLLAQLKTGGIMVLPVGQSDAVQSLIKVTRTETGFDYDELRQVRFVPLVEGLGTE, from the coding sequence ATGACGGGGGATGCGGACTTCGACGAGGACGGGTCCGCCGCCGAACGCAAGATGCGGTTTCTTTATGCCCTGCGGTCACGTGGCGTGACCGACCAGCGCGTGCTGTCCGCGATGGAGTCGATCGACCGGGGGCTGTTCGTGCGCGGGCTGTTTGCGGAACGCGCCTATGAGGACATGCCGCTACCCATCGCCTGCGGCCAGACGATCAGCCAGCCGAGCATCGTGGGGATCATGACGCAGGCCTTGGCTGTGCAGCCGCGCGACAAGGTGCTGGAGGTGGGCACGGGGTCGGGCTATCAGGCCGCGATCCTGAGCCAACTGGCGCGGCGCGTCTATACGGTCGACCGCCACCGCAGGCTGGTGCGCGAGGCGGAAGGCATCTTCCGCGCGCTGGACCTGACCAATATCACGGCGATTGCGGGGGATGGCAGTTTTGGCCTGCCCGATCAGGCGCCTTTTGATCGCATCATCGTGACGGCCGCCGCCGAAGACCCCCCCGGCCCCCTATTGGCGCAATTGAAAACCGGGGGTATCATGGTGTTGCCCGTCGGGCAGTCGGATGCGGTGCAAAGCCTGATCAAGGTTACCCGCACCGAGACTGGCTTTGACTATGACGAACTTCGACAGGTGCGCTTTGTGCCGCTGGTCGAGGGACTTGGGACGGAATGA
- the efp gene encoding elongation factor P, giving the protein MKVIASSLRKGNVVDMDGKLYVVLKAENFHPGKGTPTTSVDMRRISDGVKVSERWRTTEMVEKATVDEREYDYLYEDGEGFHFMEPNTYEQVVAAADMVGDDKVFLTDGMKVYLQTFEGVPIAMTLPQKVVVEITETEPVVKGQTASSSYKPAICSNGLRVMVPPHIGAGTRIVINTADLTYVERSKD; this is encoded by the coding sequence GTGAAAGTCATCGCCTCATCGCTCCGCAAGGGGAACGTCGTCGATATGGACGGCAAGCTGTATGTCGTGCTGAAAGCCGAAAACTTCCACCCCGGCAAAGGCACGCCCACGACCAGCGTGGACATGCGCCGCATCTCGGACGGGGTGAAGGTTTCGGAACGTTGGCGCACCACCGAGATGGTGGAGAAGGCCACGGTGGACGAACGGGAATACGACTATCTGTATGAAGACGGCGAAGGCTTCCACTTCATGGAGCCGAACACCTATGAGCAGGTGGTCGCCGCTGCCGATATGGTGGGCGATGACAAGGTCTTCCTGACCGACGGGATGAAGGTTTACCTGCAGACCTTTGAAGGCGTGCCGATCGCCATGACCCTGCCGCAGAAGGTGGTTGTGGAGATCACCGAGACGGAGCCGGTGGTGAAAGGGCAGACGGCATCGTCTTCCTACAAGCCCGCGATCTGTTCGAACGGGCTGCGCGTGATGGTGCCGCCGCATATCGGGGCGGGGACGCGGATCGTGATCAACACGGCCGACCTGACCTATGTGGAACGCTCGAAGGATTGA
- a CDS encoding response regulator: MTAYRPATPDRPKVLVVDDDAINRLVARVLIEARGYEVLEAEDGESALLTFAATADIGLILMDLEMPGMDGLAATRALRGGSRRGATVPIVALTRHIDDTSRRACFDAGMNGFLPKPISSTGIESIVCLVGHGASRAHA; the protein is encoded by the coding sequence GTGACAGCTTATCGCCCTGCCACCCCAGACCGGCCAAAGGTCCTCGTGGTCGACGATGACGCGATCAATCGCCTCGTCGCCCGCGTCCTGATCGAGGCGCGCGGCTATGAAGTGCTGGAAGCCGAAGATGGCGAATCCGCTCTGCTGACCTTTGCGGCCACGGCCGATATCGGCCTCATCCTGATGGATCTGGAAATGCCGGGCATGGACGGCCTTGCCGCGACGCGCGCCCTGCGCGGTGGATCGCGCCGTGGGGCCACGGTTCCGATCGTCGCCCTCACGCGGCATATCGACGACACGTCGCGCCGCGCCTGTTTTGACGCAGGGATGAATGGCTTCCTGCCGAAGCCCATCTCTTCTACCGGAATCGAAAGCATCGTCTGCCTCGTCGGACACGGCGCTTCACGCGCTCACGCCTGA
- a CDS encoding carbohydrate ABC transporter permease, which yields MTAYSVTEPTGRSKFVAACLVTLYTIVTLLPLVWIISTGFKSGPDSISYPPKVVFEPSLEGYVNLFTTRTRVAAEEFQNLPPPDTWYDQIVRDQGMVIAGPSRFGERFLNSVIIGFGSTFLSIFLGTLAAYAFSRFKVPLKDDLLFFILSTRMMPPIAVAIPIYLMYRELGLSDTHLGMILLYTAVNISLAVWLLKGFIDEIPREYEEAALIDGYTRFQAFRKVVLPQAATGIASTAIFCLIFAWNEYAFAVLLTSGTAQTAPPFIPTIIGVGGQDWPAVAAGATIFLLPVMIFTILLRKHLLRGITFGAVRK from the coding sequence ATGACCGCCTATTCCGTCACCGAACCCACCGGACGGTCGAAATTCGTCGCCGCCTGCCTTGTCACGCTCTACACGATCGTGACGCTGCTCCCCTTGGTCTGGATCATCTCTACCGGCTTCAAATCCGGGCCGGACAGCATCTCCTACCCGCCCAAGGTTGTGTTCGAACCTTCGCTCGAAGGTTATGTGAACCTCTTCACCACCCGCACCCGTGTCGCGGCCGAGGAATTCCAGAACCTCCCCCCGCCCGATACATGGTATGATCAGATCGTCCGCGACCAAGGCATGGTCATTGCGGGGCCGTCGCGCTTTGGCGAACGGTTCCTCAACTCTGTCATCATCGGCTTTGGTTCAACCTTCCTGTCGATCTTCCTTGGCACATTGGCCGCCTATGCCTTCTCGCGCTTCAAGGTGCCGCTGAAGGATGACCTTCTCTTCTTCATCCTTTCGACCCGGATGATGCCCCCCATCGCGGTCGCCATCCCCATCTACCTGATGTATCGCGAACTGGGCCTGTCGGACACGCATCTGGGCATGATCCTGCTTTACACGGCGGTGAACATTTCCCTCGCTGTTTGGCTGCTGAAAGGCTTCATCGACGAAATCCCCCGCGAATACGAAGAGGCCGCGCTGATCGACGGCTACACGCGGTTTCAGGCTTTCCGCAAAGTGGTCCTCCCTCAGGCCGCCACGGGCATCGCCTCCACCGCCATCTTCTGCCTGATCTTTGCGTGGAACGAATATGCCTTTGCGGTCCTCCTCACCTCTGGCACCGCCCAGACCGCGCCGCCCTTCATCCCCACGATCATCGGCGTGGGCGGGCAGGACTGGCCTGCCGTCGCCGCCGGGGCCACGATCTTCCTCTTGCCCGTGATG